A DNA window from Myxocyprinus asiaticus isolate MX2 ecotype Aquarium Trade chromosome 15, UBuf_Myxa_2, whole genome shotgun sequence contains the following coding sequences:
- the LOC127453376 gene encoding uncharacterized protein LOC127453376, whose product MASSMTTTANGVTVVMHIPTELKNEFLDPKESLVVPEKPSLPPATRMFLKRKPLSLGLVQVFTGLVIMALSTITLVINTLPAEIVFTLGLPFVISGSVAIVAHSRSNLTLIKTTLAMSVMCAVMAAGGIGYFSWQLSIRPENGSSCDEGRFWICSYNRSQAIWQVTKQNLASLFQDETDVDFYGSESSLLKDGVDCASKP is encoded by the exons ATGGCATCTTCAATGACAACTACAGCGAATGGAGTTACGGTGGTGATGCATATCCCAACagagttaaaaaatgagtttctgGACCCAAAAGAGAGCTTGGTTGTCCCAGAAAAGCCCAGTCTGCCACCTGCAACCAGGATGTTCCTGAAGAGAAAGCCCCTGTCACTGGGG TTGGTGCAGGTATTTACTGGTTTGGTAATCATGGCATTGAGCACCATCACACTTGTCATCAACACACTGCCTGCTGAGATTGTATTCACTCTTGGACTTCCT TTTGTCATCTCTGGGTCTGTCGCAATTGTGGCACACTCGAGGTCCAATCTTACTTTG ATCAAAACCACGCTGGCCATGAGTGTGATGTGTGCTGTGATGGCTGCAGGAGGAATTGGCTACTTCAGTTGGCAGCTCAGCATTAGACCGGAAAATGGCTCTTCTTGTGATGAAGGGCGCTTCTGGATATGTTCATACAACAGAA GTCAGGCCATCTGGCAGGTTACCAAACAG AATCTTGCCTCTTTATTTCAGGATGAAACAGATGTTGACTTTTATGGCAGTGAGTCTAGTCTCCTGAAAGATGGGGTGGATTGTGCATCCAAACCCTGA
- the si:dkey-7j14.5 gene encoding uncharacterized protein si:dkey-7j14.5 isoform X1, translating into MSLYASQIKAFKSAEPKTLGAVEIIIGVLTVIMSTIVYKLHYHIQREIIILIVNGAQLTITGIVLVHTGRKPSKCLVLTTIVLQLLTAAFDIVGFGLMARHIPFRGESYYYRDTEWCCDPLHSVWACCGEGERGGQKEFLVNGILATLIGFLVLACIIGLVVSLFGVYSLSVSAIKELTPIPHSTANQHYGVAVQNQNTIHAGKA; encoded by the exons ATGTCGCTGTACGCGTCTCAGATTAAAGCGTTTAAGAGCGCAGAGCCCAAGACGCTTGGC GCTGTTGAGATCATAATTGGAGTGTTGACTGTCATCATGAGCACAATTGTGTATAAGCTACACTATCATATCCAGCGTGAAATTATCATCCTCATCGTCAACGGTGCTcag CTCACCATTACTGGCATTGTCCTGGTGCATACCGGGAGGAAACCATCTAAATGTCTG GTGCTGACAACTATTGTTCTGCAGTTACTAACAGCAGCATTTGATATTGTTGGATTTGGGCTCATGGCCAGACACATCCCATTCAGGGGCGAGTCGTACTACTACAGGGACACAGAG TGGTGTTGTGACCCACTTCACTCTGTTTGGGCTTGCTgtggagaaggagagagagggggACAGAAAGAG TTCTTAGTGAATGGAATCTTGGCGACACTGATCGGTTTCCTGGTGCTAGCGTGTATCATTGGTTTAGTTGTGTCTCTCTTTGGAGTTTACTCCCTTTCTGTTAGTGCCATTAAG GAGCTGACACCAATCCCTCACTCTACAGCAAACCAACATTATGGTGTTGCTGTTCAGAACCAGAATACAATCCATGCTGGAAAAGCCTGA
- the si:dkey-7j14.5 gene encoding uncharacterized protein si:dkey-7j14.5 isoform X2, translating into MSLYASQIKAFKSAEPKTLGAVEIIIGVLTVIMSTIVYKLHYHIQREIIILIVNGAQLTITGIVLVHTGRKPSKCLVLTTIVLQLLTAAFDIVGFGLMARHIPFRGESYYYRDTEFLVNGILATLIGFLVLACIIGLVVSLFGVYSLSVSAIKELTPIPHSTANQHYGVAVQNQNTIHAGKA; encoded by the exons ATGTCGCTGTACGCGTCTCAGATTAAAGCGTTTAAGAGCGCAGAGCCCAAGACGCTTGGC GCTGTTGAGATCATAATTGGAGTGTTGACTGTCATCATGAGCACAATTGTGTATAAGCTACACTATCATATCCAGCGTGAAATTATCATCCTCATCGTCAACGGTGCTcag CTCACCATTACTGGCATTGTCCTGGTGCATACCGGGAGGAAACCATCTAAATGTCTG GTGCTGACAACTATTGTTCTGCAGTTACTAACAGCAGCATTTGATATTGTTGGATTTGGGCTCATGGCCAGACACATCCCATTCAGGGGCGAGTCGTACTACTACAGGGACACAGAG TTCTTAGTGAATGGAATCTTGGCGACACTGATCGGTTTCCTGGTGCTAGCGTGTATCATTGGTTTAGTTGTGTCTCTCTTTGGAGTTTACTCCCTTTCTGTTAGTGCCATTAAG GAGCTGACACCAATCCCTCACTCTACAGCAAACCAACATTATGGTGTTGCTGTTCAGAACCAGAATACAATCCATGCTGGAAAAGCCTGA
- the LOC127453377 gene encoding nucleoside diphosphate-linked moiety X motif 17-like, translating into MTCLVKAVDGKEDSVQIPAERPKTASVKVVSPHVELIDTSLPFSLFCNRAPDHGKDIEQVSTRTKYALELWLKTVEPHAEMGYLLISRNASVYVRDHLCQRTQHPLLD; encoded by the exons atgacct GTCTGGTTAAAGCTGTGGATGGCAAGGAGGATTCTGTTCAAATACCAGCTGAACGGCCAAAGACCGCCAG TGTGAAGGTGGTGTCTCCACACGTTGAGCTGATTGACACCTCCCTGCCTTTTTCTCTGTTCTGTAACCGAGCCCCGGACCACGGCAAGGACATCGAGCAAGTCAGCACTAGAACCAAATACGCCTTAGAGCTGTGGTTAAAAACAGTGGAGCCTCATGCTGAGATGGGTTACCTGCTCATCTCTCGGAATGCTTCTGTTTATGTACGCGACCATTTATGCCAAAGGACACAACATCCCCTGCTGGACTGA